The Liolophura sinensis isolate JHLJ2023 chromosome 6, CUHK_Ljap_v2, whole genome shotgun sequence genomic sequence tggaaagaaaacatttgtgaAATTAAGCACACCCGAAGTGGTCCAAAAAGCCCACCATgatattcaaacatttgattgcATATTATTCAGTTAcagaacaaaaatttaaaaaataaaaaggtcgTTTGAGTACGGCGTTCTGCAGTGGTCTATTCATTGACACGCATGCAgctgtttatttttcttgtccTTTCTTTCAATTTAAGGACCATAGCTCGTTTACTAGAGAAATAGTATGGCATGTCGGACAGCCATGACCTACAAACTCATTTGAACACATTCTATGTTTTCAGGATGAAGAATACAGCGGAAATTCAGTGTTATACCGATAAATAGCATTGACAAATAGAACCaatttctgcattttgagaaactGGAAGAATTCACAGTAGGCAAGCAACTGTGTATGAAATCTCCTCTTAATGAACGATGGAGGTGATGAAGCCATGGAAGTCTGCTACTTTTTTAACGAGCATGATCAATTTCTCTATACTGATACAGTTACCCATGACAGTATATAACACAGGGGACATTCTTCAAAAACCACCccttaaacaaaatttttattgttttcaaccCTTTTCCATAATAACGAGAACAAATGCAACGTGGACTAGATAAAAAAACTGTTTGAGCATTTTACAAATAGGTATTTGTGTACATTAATCACAATTAAAAGAATCAAAATGAATAAGGCATGTATACAGTACATCAGCCCAAATCTCAACGCATGTCTTCCTTACACGTATACCCATGCTTTTTTCTCAAGCGAAATATCATTGTTATATCGAGCGCAAACGCTAGGCTGATAATGATCTGACATAATATACAATACTTAATCCGTTTTCCGGTGATTTTCAGTAACTTCGTGAAACATCACTATTGACGAATCAATATAGATCTTTTGGCCATTCGCCGCGATAAtgcgatatgactgaaataatgctgacgtggttttaagccatacaatcattcattctttggGCCAATTCTGATAGATGAcagatgtgacgtcacacatgCGCGTCACCGTAACATCACCAGGCCTCTGACTGGTTTGAGAACCATATCTCCTGTATTGATACAGATAATAACTGTTGTCAGCCGTTTACATattcatttacttcattgttttaCGCCTCACTCTGGTATCTTTCACTTAAATACGAGGGTAGCCAGTTTCATGTgcggaggaaaccgaagtgccttCGGAAGTGCTCAGGGGTCACGTTTGCATATGATCCGATTTCAATCGGACTAAGGTCTTATTTTCTCTTCTAGACATATTCTCTCCTGGAAATAATGCTCCTGTGAATTTCCTTTATTTTGTCAACTTTTTATTCGCCATTTTCCTTGCTATTTATATCAAAAGCTATTCACTGTTTGATTCACTGGTATTTAACGCTGtattcaagactatttcactatACAATGGTTCACAGTTTCATGCGTGGATGGAACCGGAATGCCTACAAAATAAACcatcagcctttggcaagtaactgatgaGCTTTCCTAAATACGGTGTACACGTTTCTACAAACCTTGCAGGAAATGTCACACATATTAATTCTAATGATCATATATGCAACCTAATCTAAATTCTTAagacatatgtacattttacgTAATGAAGAAATTCAAAATGTGTATGAAAGGAACAATCAGATAAGGGTGACTGGGGAATATGTCCAGAAGAGAAAACATTCATGCcctgaactacatgtacgtgcattaCAAGAGGAGTGTCCTCAACTCTGGCAAGAATTCATTATATTGTATACAGCAAAAAGAATCTTGAGCTCACAAAACTGAATCGCCACAAAACATGACCTTGCTACAAAATTAAAGGACAGGTTGGCAAAAAGATGCCTTACCATTAAGGCACCCAGATACTAAAAGACTATGGACAGGTGAGAATTTAGACGTCACCACAACATGACTGTGACACATATTTGAGGCAACCTCATACATTTTCACAGGAGCTTCAGGCACGCAGTCACACAGTTCAGCGCAGGAAGGGTTGAAGGCCAGCAATCTCACCCCCCAGCCGAAGGGGGAGCAGACCAGTCGTCCGTCAGTGCTGAAACACTGTTCCTTAATGAAACCTCTCCCGACGTTTGGTTCTTCCGCGTAGCAGATCAAACGAGGCTGATTCTCTTGTATGCGGCTTTTGTTCTTCGTTGGTGGTCCATGGTCTAGCTTCCGTTTCCGAGTGGCCTCCCTTGTCCCTCCTGTTAGCCTGAATGTCAGATACTCCAAAGCCTGGGCTGCCTCTCTCTCCAATGCTCTTGCAGCATCAGTTCTTTGACCAGAAGGGTCCGGATTGGAGGTACTCGGTCCTGACGATGTGCCGGAAGCTGGTTCACTAGAATTGCTGTCTGGCTGGACACTCCTGTTAAGAACGAGACGTTCAGGATTCTCCTCTGAAGCGGGTATCCTGATTGTGGCTAGGTCACGTTGACCATGGTCAGGGTGATCTGGGTGTCTTTGAGAGGGGCTTGCCCTGAAAAGCTCTTCAAATATCGCCATGTCAATCTGAACCCTACCAGAGTTTCCCTCTGGACTGTCCTCTACATCTTCCTCACCATCATCTTCTTCAGTTTCCTGCGTATCTGATACAGCTTCCTCACCACTAACGTTGGAAGAAGGCTCATCTGAATAGTCTGCATCCTGAACGTCCCCGCCACAAGGGGAAGAGCTAGCATTGAAGCCAACCGGTCTCAGACAGGGACTTATTGCCCATCTCTGGCCCTCGGAAGATTGTGATGATGTGCGTAACCTCTTTTTTTGAAGTCCATTATCACCAACCTCCCTCGAGGTTGGATCTAGTTTCTGAATGTCGTGGACACATGTGAACTGCAAATGAACAGGAAAATATTCAAAAGGTTGACTACttaatacaaatatttcacttacaccattACAGTTTTGACAgtggaggaaacccgagtgCCCCGTGTAAAACGTGTGGCCCTGTGACAAGATACtgatgaaaatttacatttgtgaCCCACAGACTTGTACGAACATAAGATTGTGAAAACAGCCCTTATTCTCACCAAGACTTTTATGAACAATTAAGGACAGGGAATCTACAAAATTCCTCTCCAAAGTTTGGGGTAATATTCAAAACAGGAAAGTAATTGCATCTGATGAAGATCTTATAAAAGACATGTAATGaatacaaacctttaaattgattgattaattagTGTTCAAAGCTGCCCTCAATACTTTCTAACGTATACAAATGAGGGTCAGGTGTTTGGTGGAAGATACCGGATTACACACAAGAAACCATCAACATTCGTTTTTTTAGAGGAAACCGGAttacccagagtaaaccatcgacattCGCCAGGTAAATAATAAACCTTCTGGCTTTATGCCGCCGCTGAAACAGTGACAGATAGATTTGAACATGCGACCTCATTGATCAAAGGCCTGATATTTGCAGCAAACTAGAGCTTTAAATGTTGGAGCTAGTAATAGCTTGCATGATATAAGAGCTTGTCGATAACTACACGCAACTGTCTTAAATCCAACCATTATCTGATGATCTAAAACCCACCTCTGCCAAGGGTTGTATTGACAATGAGGTgagtattttgttttgtcaaaattcaaattacttacaattctttatttcagtgttgtttaacgtcatattttaTACTTGGAAGATAGCAGAGAGTTTCATGgctggaggaaatcggagtgccaGGGTAAAGCACCGAGCTTTGGTATGTGTAAGTCACTGAGACGAACTTTccccatgtgtgacatacagacaatatatcttcaacgaatgttagactgcGCAAGCATCATCGATCGTGCACAGTGTCACCAAGGTCTCACATGCAAGCCGTCAGAATGCCGAAACGTGCCAAGTCCTGTTACATGTTGGTTGAGAGTGACaaactctcaaaaaaaaaaagtggttaatactcatccagtttgtttgtttctttgtttgctAATAAGAATAGGGTTTAAATTCGCTTTCAGTAATAATTTCGTCGTATCACGACAATGTCTCCTTGTAGCATACAGGTCCtcaatgtatgcatgtatgtatacattcttAGGACTTAACATTTTACTTTAACAATTTATGATGACAAGGAGTTATTGCtgaggtatgtgtacatatactgtgtggcagggcaagttcaCGCCCCctaagtgctgccgccactgaagtgttcATGCCAAAGTCACTAGACACAGGGCCCAATGCTGACATTTGTTTACCTAACCCTGAGCACAAAGTGAGGCcaaagtgggaggaaaccaagcacaaaCTGGGGGAAACCTAtaaccctccgcaggttgctgcagaccttctcacatatggttggagaggaa encodes the following:
- the LOC135468164 gene encoding LOW QUALITY PROTEIN: DDB1- and CUL4-associated factor 10-like (The sequence of the model RefSeq protein was modified relative to this genomic sequence to represent the inferred CDS: inserted 1 base in 1 codon; deleted 2 bases in 2 codons) is translated as MAFSSPEELWQSRRFVNTSSHYGLPSGVVPSLYSNMKCVNSWDPLKTSDHTHHKAIFNFDFSPDGKLLVAACEGGSVLFFDPLNASLINHKNKAHSDCVNCVRFLDSRLFATCSDDTTVALWDARYLKNKVRTLTGHLSWVKNIEYASNIGLLVTSGFDGCVYTWNINKYQKRKPSFKHVFHTAGLMRSKLTPDNSRLIISLSRGYIIIIHDLDLFSLSTDLHGFKPQHVQTNPAEHRDAYTHEHLEHYNHHFHRSRNRVEFISDFXKDVDAEVISSLQIHPQGWCILTRSTSSNEQTEFTCVHDIQKLDPTSREVGDNGLQKKRLRTSSQSSEGQRWAISPCLRPVGFNASSSPCGGDVQDADYSDEPSSNVSGEEAVSDTQETEEDDGEEDVEDSPEGNSGRVQIDMAIFEELFRASPSQRHPDHPDHGQRDLATIRIPASEENPERLVLNRSVQPDSNSSEPASGTSSGPSTSNPDPSGQRTDAARALEREAAQALEYLTFRLTGGTREATRKRKLDHGPPTKNKSRIQENQPRLICYAEEPNVGRGFIKEQCFSTDGRLVCSPFGWGVRLLAFNPSCAELCDCVPEAPVKMYEVASNMCHSHVVVTSKFSPVHSLLVSGCLNGKASFCQPVL